Within Candidatus Hydrogenedentota bacterium, the genomic segment CAGTTCGGAAAGCATCGTCACCGAAGACAGCGACGTGAAGGTCTGGAACTCGTCGATGTAGACGAAGAAGTCGCGGCGTTGTGCGGGCGGTAGGTCGGCCCGGCTCAGGGCGGCCATGTTCAGACGCGAGACGAGCAGCGAGCCGAGTAGCGATGCGGTCTCTTCGCCGATGCGGCCCTTGCTCAGGTTCACCAGGAGAATACCGCCGGTGTCCATGATCTCGCGCAGCCGGATGCGGTTCTGGGGCGCGGTCAGGATCTCGTGCAGGATCGGGTCGGTCAGGCAGGCCCCCACCTTGTTTTGCACCGGCGCTACCGCTTCGGCTCGCAACCTGGCGGTATAGCCCTCGAACTCTTCGAGCCAGAAACGCCGGACCTCCGCATTGCCTGAGACGTTCGCGCACGCCTTGCGGTACTTCGCGTCGCCCAAGAGCCGCAGGATGTCAGCCAGCGTCGCGTCACGCTGCTCCAACAGCAGGAACACGGCATTTCGCAGGATGTGTTCGAGTCGCGGTCCCCACGAGTCGGCCCAGAGCCGCTTAAAGGATTCCATCAGTCCGGCCGCGGCCAGACCGCGCCGGGACGCCGACACATACTCCAGCGGATTGAAGCCGAGCTTGTCGGCGTTGTCGGGCACGTTGAAGTAGGTCACGCGGCCCGCGTGGGCATCGGGAATGAAGTCGCGGACTTGGGACACGAGTTCGCCGTGGGGGTCGATCAGCACCACGCCGCGCCCGGCCTCGATGTCCTGCTTGATGAGCGTGGCCATCAGCGTGGACTTCCCCACGCCGGTCTTCCCGATCAAATACAAATGATGCAGCCGGTCGGGTTGCTTGATACCAAAAAGCGCGCGCTGGCCCCGAAAGGTCGTGCGCGCGAAGAGGCTGATGGCGTGCGGATCATGGGTCATCTATTCACTGTCCCATGACGCGCTTTATGCAACAAGTCACCCGGTGACGCCATCCCCGACACTTTCGAGCGTCTGGCGGGTTTCTGCCGGTGTCCTACCCTGGGAAGTAGTTCTTTGTCTCTTTGAACCACAACCCAAACCAGGAGGAATCCAGACATGCAAGCAACAGCCAGAAGTGTCGAAGACCCAAATGCCGAGGCCGCCGCGCTGATGGTGGTCAAACCCGACGAGGACGGATTTCAGGTCTATGAACCTGCCGCCCCGGATCGAGTCTACCGCGTCAGTGGCACCCGCCAGCAACCGGAATGCACCTGCGCCAAGTTCCGCTGGACGGATCCGGGCAACCCAAACCGGCCCTGCGTCCACATCGACGCGGTGCTGCGCCATCTTGGCGGAAACGACTCGCCGCCACAGCCCCTCACCGTCGATCCCGACCCCGTGTCGCTCGGCAACCCCGACGAAACGCCGGTCGCTGACGGGAACGGGAACGGAGCCGCGCTTGGCGGATCGCCCGCCCTGCTGACCCTGAAACGCAGCGTCAGCCCGGACGGACGGATCGATTCGCTCTCGGTGGAGTTCGCCCTGCCCATCGCGGGACTCAAGGCCCACGAAGTTCACGACTTCGCGCTTCGCAGCCTCGCCTGCCAGGAAGACATCGCCCGTTCGTTCCTGAACGGTGGACCACCGGCCAGCGACGGCGGCAACGGCCACAGCCAGAGCGGTGGCGGCAATGGCAACCAGGGCGGCAACGGTGCGGTTCCGGCCACCCTGCGCGATGTCGGCGGCATGCAGACCAAGTGGGGCTGGCGTTACTTCATCAACGTCGAAGCCGACGGCGGCGTCTACAAGCTCTTCGGCAACCGCAAGCAGCTTGCCGAACACCTGGCCGACGCCGGACATCCCCGGCTGGGCGACCAACTCAGCAAGGGCAAGACGCTGAACGTGTCGTGCTTGGCGCTGCTCGAAGACAGCGAGGATGGCCGTTACACCAACGTCGTCGAACTCAGGCCTGCCAACCGGCAGCAGTCGGCCCGGAGGTAGCGTCATGTCTCAGGCAACCGCCCTGCGTATCCAGGCATGCGCCGACGCGAAGCGAAGCGGGCACCTGTCCTATTCGCGCGTCAACCGCTACCTGGTCTGCCCCGAACAGTACCGTCTGTACTACGTCGAGGGTTTGCGGCCGAAAGTCCCGTCAGCCAGCCTGGAATTCGGCCAAACCATCCACCGCGCCTTGGCGCGGTTCTTCCAGGACGGTGAGAGCGCCATCGAGGTGTTCCTCACCACTTGGGAGCAATGTCGCGACCGACCGCTGCGCTATTCCTACCGCGAGAGTTGGGAGAAGCTCAACGAACGCGGACACGCCCTGCTGGCGAAGTTCTTGCTCGAAGAACTGCCGCGCCTGAGTTGCGTGGAGGCGTCCGAGAAGCCGTTTGAATTGGCGGTCTCGAACCTCGATCTGCCCTTTGTCGGCGTCATCGACCTCAAGGCACGGATTGACGGGGTCTTGAGCGTCATCGACTTCAAGACCAGCGGCTCGGCCTACCAGGAGTTTGAAGTCGAACTGTCCGACCAACTCACCGCCTACCGTCTGGCCGAACCGCAGGCCGCCCAGAGCGCGCTCTGCGTCTTCGTCAAGACCAAGGAGCCGCGCATCGAATGGTTCTTTTCCCAACGCACCGGTGACGAACTCACCGCGTACCTTGCCAAGGTCGCGCTGATCGGCCGCCAGGTTGCCGACGAGGTGTTCTACAAACGCCCCGGCAAATGGTGTGCCCAGTGCGACTACCTGCCCCTCTGTATGGGCGACAAGAAGCGAGCCGAGGAAACCCTTGTGGCTATCGACCTCGACTAGCAATCTGCCAGCACCGGCATCCACCCGTGCTGGCTTTTTCATATCCAATGCACAGCGGGCCAGCCTTGGGCGTACTATACTAGCTGGCGTTTGGTCTCGCGGGCGCGTATGATGGTGACTCATGTCGAGTTGGCTCGTCTCGCCCTATTCTCCTGCGAGCACACGCCAATGCTCTCGGTTCACCTTGAGCGGTCGCCTCTTCTGGCTTGGCCGACGTTGTCGGTTCACTGGGGTAGTGGTACGATGGAAGATATGAAACAAGTGACCATGTGGTCGGACAACGAAACCACCATCGACCTTATCGGCTACGATCACCTC encodes:
- a CDS encoding type IV secretion system DNA-binding domain-containing protein; the protein is MTHDPHAISLFARTTFRGQRALFGIKQPDRLHHLYLIGKTGVGKSTLMATLIKQDIEAGRGVVLIDPHGELVSQVRDFIPDAHAGRVTYFNVPDNADKLGFNPLEYVSASRRGLAAAGLMESFKRLWADSWGPRLEHILRNAVFLLLEQRDATLADILRLLGDAKYRKACANVSGNAEVRRFWLEEFEGYTARLRAEAVAPVQNKVGACLTDPILHEILTAPQNRIRLREIMDTGGILLVNLSKGRIGEETASLLGSLLVSRLNMAALSRADLPPAQRRDFFVYIDEFQTFTSLSSVTMLSELRKYRIGMVLAHQYLAQLDPLVKEAILGNVGTPIVFRLGATDAESFAQEFYPYFTATDITNLANHHIYLKLMIDGTVSAPFSAETVPPEALAPKN
- a CDS encoding PD-(D/E)XK nuclease family protein is translated as MSQATALRIQACADAKRSGHLSYSRVNRYLVCPEQYRLYYVEGLRPKVPSASLEFGQTIHRALARFFQDGESAIEVFLTTWEQCRDRPLRYSYRESWEKLNERGHALLAKFLLEELPRLSCVEASEKPFELAVSNLDLPFVGVIDLKARIDGVLSVIDFKTSGSAYQEFEVELSDQLTAYRLAEPQAAQSALCVFVKTKEPRIEWFFSQRTGDELTAYLAKVALIGRQVADEVFYKRPGKWCAQCDYLPLCMGDKKRAEETLVAIDLD